Proteins from a genomic interval of Diaphorobacter sp. HDW4A:
- a CDS encoding alpha/beta hydrolase: MNASNMLILPGWQGSGDEHWQSRWERLYGYQRVEQHDWMHPLRGDWSARLEETVVDAEGPVVLLAHSLGCILTAWWAAHSRNVGKVQAALLVAPGDVERPELAGPLRGWCPISQRALPFPSILVGSQDDPYCSLERAAALAEAWGSRFVDAGACGHINAASGLGDWPEGHALLDSLVQNKTKKD, from the coding sequence ATGAACGCAAGCAATATGTTGATCCTGCCGGGCTGGCAAGGCTCGGGCGATGAGCACTGGCAAAGCCGCTGGGAACGTCTGTACGGCTACCAGCGCGTGGAGCAGCATGACTGGATGCATCCACTGCGTGGCGACTGGAGCGCGCGGCTGGAAGAGACCGTGGTGGATGCCGAAGGGCCCGTCGTGCTCCTGGCGCACAGCCTGGGCTGCATTCTGACGGCCTGGTGGGCCGCGCATTCACGCAACGTGGGCAAGGTGCAGGCGGCTCTGTTGGTCGCTCCGGGCGATGTGGAACGCCCCGAACTGGCGGGCCCGCTGCGTGGCTGGTGTCCGATCTCGCAGCGGGCCCTGCCGTTTCCGAGCATTCTCGTGGGCAGTCAGGACGACCCGTATTGCAGCCTCGAGCGCGCAGCCGCGCTGGCCGAGGCCTGGGGCTCGCGCTTCGTGGACGCGGGAGCCTGTGGACATATCAATGCCGCATCGGGTCTGGGCGACTGGCCCGAAGGGCATGCGCTGCTGGATTCGCTGGTGCAGAACAAGACAAAGAAGGACTGA
- a CDS encoding ParB/RepB/Spo0J family partition protein, producing MVTKKPKGLGRGLEALLGPKVADKAPMAISIKDGMPAEGQGVGKLALTEMVPGMYQPRTRMDEGALYELAESIKQQGIMQPILVRKLADGENAGKYEIIAGERRFRASKLAGLTEVPVLVRDVPNEAAAAMALIENIQREDLNPLEEAQGLQRLIREFGLTHEQAAQAVGRSRSAASNLLRLLNLAEPVQTMLMAGDIDMGHARALLSLDRAAQITAGNQIAAKKLSVREAEALVKKLGAEFNLQPQKPKKEKTRDLKRVEEELSDLLTAEVEVRVKKRVKRHGRVEEMGELAIQFGSLESLNGLIERLRGNQSN from the coding sequence ATGGTCACGAAGAAACCCAAGGGCCTCGGCCGCGGACTTGAGGCATTGCTGGGCCCCAAGGTGGCGGACAAGGCCCCGATGGCGATCTCCATCAAGGACGGCATGCCAGCCGAAGGACAGGGCGTAGGCAAGCTCGCGTTGACCGAGATGGTGCCCGGCATGTACCAGCCGCGCACGCGCATGGACGAGGGCGCGCTCTACGAGTTGGCCGAGAGCATCAAGCAGCAGGGCATCATGCAGCCCATCCTGGTGCGCAAGCTGGCGGATGGGGAGAACGCTGGCAAGTACGAAATCATCGCGGGCGAACGGCGTTTTCGAGCCTCCAAGCTGGCCGGTCTGACCGAGGTACCGGTGCTGGTGCGCGACGTGCCCAACGAGGCCGCCGCCGCGATGGCGCTGATCGAGAACATCCAGCGCGAAGACCTGAATCCGCTTGAAGAAGCGCAGGGTCTGCAGCGCCTGATCCGCGAATTCGGCCTCACGCACGAGCAGGCTGCGCAGGCCGTGGGCCGCTCACGCAGTGCGGCTTCCAACCTGTTGCGCCTGCTGAATCTGGCCGAACCCGTGCAAACCATGCTCATGGCGGGCGACATCGACATGGGCCATGCCCGTGCGCTGCTGTCGCTCGACCGTGCCGCGCAGATCACCGCAGGCAACCAGATCGCGGCCAAGAAGCTGTCGGTGCGCGAGGCCGAGGCGCTGGTTAAGAAGCTGGGTGCGGAATTCAATCTGCAGCCCCAGAAGCCCAAGAAAGAGAAGACCCGTGACCTGAAACGAGTCGAGGAAGAGCTCTCCGACCTGCTTACCGCCGAGGTGGAGGTGCGGGTGAAGAAGCGCGTCAAGCGCCATGGCCGGGTTGAGGAAATGGGGGAACTGGCCATTCAATTTGGCTCGCTG
- the mnmG gene encoding tRNA uridine-5-carboxymethylaminomethyl(34) synthesis enzyme MnmG translates to MLYPQNFDVIVVGGGHAGTEAALAAARMGCKTLLLSHNIETLGQMSCNPSIGGIGKGHLVKEVDAMGGAMALATDKGGIQFRILNSSKGPAVRATRAQADRILYKAAIREMLENQPNLWLFQQAVDDLMVEGDRVVGAVTQVGIQFRSSTVVLTAGTFLDGKIHVGLNNYAAGRAGDPPAVSLSARLKELKLPQGRLKTGTPPRIDGRSIDFSKCGEQPGDGMPGGVNEGTVPVFSFMGNAAMHPKQVPCWVTHTNARTHEIIRSGFDRSPMFTGKIEGVGPRYCPSVEDKINRFADKESHQIFLEPEGLTTNEYYPNGISTSLPFDIQYDLVRSIVGLENAHILRPGYAIEYDYFDPRSLKSSFETRQINGLFFAGQINGTTGYEEAAAQGMFAGINAALQCREQEAWVPRRDEAYLGVLVDDLITKGVNEPYRMFTSRAEFRLQLREDNADMRLTEVARDMGLIDDARWDAFSRKRDAVSRETERLKATWVNPRNLPATESERVLGKAIDHEYNLFDLLRRPNVGYVDLTNMDGGKYVSPDVSRETLGELSDSVIEQVEIAAKYSGYIDRQKDEVERAAHFEKLRLPEELDYMQVAALSFEVRQTLQKHRPETLGQASRMSGVTPAAISLLMVHLKRGGFKEFSNLSGQPVETTA, encoded by the coding sequence ATGTTGTATCCCCAGAATTTTGATGTCATCGTAGTTGGCGGCGGTCACGCCGGAACGGAGGCGGCCCTCGCCGCTGCGCGCATGGGCTGCAAAACCCTGCTGCTCTCACACAACATCGAGACGCTAGGCCAGATGAGCTGCAATCCCAGCATCGGCGGAATCGGCAAGGGCCACCTCGTGAAGGAGGTTGATGCCATGGGCGGCGCGATGGCGCTGGCCACTGACAAGGGCGGTATCCAGTTCCGCATTCTCAACAGCTCCAAGGGTCCGGCAGTGCGCGCGACGCGGGCGCAGGCCGACCGCATTCTGTACAAGGCCGCCATCCGCGAGATGCTGGAAAACCAGCCGAATCTCTGGTTGTTCCAGCAGGCGGTCGATGACCTGATGGTGGAGGGCGATCGCGTCGTCGGCGCCGTCACCCAGGTCGGCATCCAGTTCCGCAGCAGCACCGTGGTGCTGACGGCGGGTACCTTTCTCGACGGCAAGATCCACGTCGGATTGAACAACTACGCGGCGGGCCGTGCGGGCGATCCGCCGGCCGTGTCTTTGTCGGCGCGTCTCAAGGAGTTGAAGCTGCCGCAAGGGCGCCTCAAGACGGGGACGCCGCCGCGCATCGATGGCCGCAGCATCGACTTTTCCAAGTGCGGGGAGCAGCCCGGCGACGGCATGCCCGGTGGCGTGAACGAGGGCACCGTGCCGGTGTTCAGCTTCATGGGCAACGCGGCGATGCACCCGAAGCAGGTGCCTTGCTGGGTTACCCACACCAATGCGCGCACGCACGAAATCATCCGCTCGGGCTTTGACCGTAGCCCCATGTTCACCGGCAAGATCGAGGGCGTTGGCCCGCGCTACTGCCCGAGCGTGGAAGACAAGATCAACCGTTTCGCGGACAAGGAAAGTCATCAGATTTTCCTCGAGCCGGAAGGCCTGACCACGAACGAGTACTACCCGAACGGCATCTCAACCAGCCTGCCCTTCGACATCCAGTACGACTTGGTCCGCAGCATAGTCGGTCTGGAGAATGCGCACATTCTGCGTCCCGGGTACGCCATCGAGTACGACTACTTCGATCCGCGATCACTCAAGAGCAGCTTTGAGACGCGCCAGATCAACGGCCTGTTCTTCGCCGGTCAGATCAACGGGACGACGGGATACGAGGAGGCGGCGGCCCAGGGCATGTTCGCTGGCATCAACGCCGCGCTGCAATGCCGCGAACAGGAGGCCTGGGTGCCGCGCCGCGATGAGGCTTATCTCGGCGTGCTCGTGGATGACCTGATCACCAAGGGTGTGAACGAGCCTTATCGCATGTTTACCAGCCGTGCGGAGTTCCGCTTGCAGCTGCGTGAGGACAATGCGGACATGCGGTTGACTGAGGTAGCGCGCGACATGGGGCTGATCGACGACGCCCGTTGGGACGCCTTCAGTCGCAAGCGCGATGCTGTTTCACGTGAAACAGAACGCCTGAAAGCGACCTGGGTGAATCCGCGCAATCTGCCAGCGACGGAATCCGAGCGGGTTTTGGGTAAGGCCATCGACCACGAGTACAACCTGTTCGATCTGCTGCGTCGCCCGAACGTAGGCTATGTTGATCTCACGAACATGGATGGTGGCAAGTATGTGAGCCCCGATGTTTCACGTGAAACGCTGGGCGAGCTCAGCGACTCCGTTATCGAGCAGGTGGAGATTGCAGCCAAATATTCAGGTTACATCGACCGTCAGAAGGATGAGGTCGAACGCGCCGCACATTTCGAGAAGCTGCGCCTGCCCGAAGAGCTGGACTACATGCAGGTGGCAGCGCTGTCGTTCGAGGTGCGCCAGACGCTGCAGAAGCATCGACCCGAAACACTGGGCCAGGCCTCTCGCATGTCGGGTGTGACTCCGGCAGCGATTTCGCTGCTGATGGTGCATCTGAAGAGGGGCGGCTTCAAGGAGTTCAGCAATCTCTCTGGCCAACCTGTGGAAACTACAGCATGA
- a CDS encoding SDR family NAD(P)-dependent oxidoreductase: MNSTLTTRLSGKIAFVTGGSNGIGAATVRALAREGATVVIGYHSGQDRAEALRASLEGEHHTLQISLDDTATHAAAAAWLAQRFGRLDILVNSAGYTQRIAHSDLDTLTPALFNEILLSNVGGTYAIVHALMPLLNVSGSDAVVVSVSSVSAFTGNGSNMAYCAAKAALDTLTQSLARAFGPVRFLCVSPASVDTDFVAGRSREEIEKKASKTPLGRVVTPEDVADSVVACAALLRTSTGTRIVIDGGHVL; this comes from the coding sequence ATGAATTCAACACTGACAACCCGCCTGTCCGGCAAGATCGCCTTCGTCACCGGCGGCAGCAATGGCATCGGCGCTGCCACCGTGCGCGCCCTGGCTCGTGAGGGAGCAACCGTGGTCATCGGCTATCACTCCGGCCAAGACCGTGCCGAGGCGCTGCGGGCCTCCCTTGAAGGCGAACACCACACGCTGCAGATCTCGCTCGATGACACTGCCACGCACGCAGCAGCGGCCGCGTGGCTCGCGCAGCGCTTTGGCCGCCTCGACATTCTGGTGAACTCGGCCGGATACACGCAGCGCATCGCACACAGCGATCTGGACACGCTCACCCCCGCCCTGTTCAACGAGATCCTGCTGTCCAACGTCGGGGGCACTTACGCCATCGTCCACGCGCTGATGCCGCTGCTCAACGTGAGCGGCAGTGACGCGGTCGTGGTGAGCGTCTCGTCGGTCTCCGCCTTCACCGGAAACGGCAGCAATATGGCCTACTGCGCGGCCAAGGCGGCGCTCGACACGCTGACCCAGTCACTCGCCCGAGCGTTCGGCCCGGTGCGCTTTCTCTGCGTTTCGCCAGCCTCAGTGGACACCGACTTCGTCGCCGGACGCAGCCGCGAAGAGATCGAGAAAAAGGCCTCCAAAACGCCTCTGGGCCGTGTGGTGACGCCCGAAGACGTGGCGGACTCCGTCGTCGCCTGCGCGGCGCTGCTGCGCACCTCTACGGGCACCCGCATCGTGATCGACGGGGGGCATGTCCTGTGA
- a CDS encoding LysE family transporter: MFGIADYGAFVAAIILFLCIPGPGNLALITSTSKGGVRGGFASTFGVICADQALMWAAVGGVAGLMTAYPAAFHAVQWLGAAYLAWMGWRMLRAKPGDAPVINIQSRHYFKQGAIITLFNPKAIVFYMAFFPLFVNPKTHQGLTTFAAMAATVATLTLIYATIMIVLTHFLAEHMRASPRIVSFLEKTAGIFLIGFGVKLAISK; encoded by the coding sequence ATGTTTGGAATTGCTGACTACGGCGCGTTCGTCGCCGCGATCATCCTGTTTCTGTGCATTCCCGGCCCCGGGAATCTGGCGCTGATCACCTCGACCAGCAAGGGGGGAGTGCGTGGCGGGTTCGCCTCCACCTTTGGCGTGATCTGCGCAGACCAGGCGCTGATGTGGGCGGCGGTCGGCGGCGTGGCGGGGCTGATGACGGCCTATCCGGCGGCCTTTCATGCGGTGCAGTGGCTGGGCGCCGCGTATCTGGCCTGGATGGGCTGGCGCATGCTGCGGGCCAAGCCGGGCGATGCGCCGGTAATCAACATCCAGTCTCGTCACTACTTCAAGCAGGGTGCCATCATCACCTTGTTCAATCCCAAGGCCATCGTGTTCTACATGGCGTTTTTTCCGCTGTTCGTGAATCCGAAGACGCATCAGGGGCTGACCACATTCGCCGCTATGGCCGCGACGGTCGCCACGCTGACGCTGATCTATGCCACGATCATGATCGTGCTCACGCATTTCCTGGCGGAACACATGCGTGCCAGTCCGCGCATCGTGTCCTTTCTCGAAAAGACTGCGGGCATTTTCCTCATTGGCTTCGGCGTCAAGCTGGCCATTTCCAAATAA
- a CDS encoding VOC family protein yields the protein MLCKKLHHAAFRCKDAAETVKFYTEVLGLKFSHAMGEDHVPSTGKYSPHIHIFFEMEDGGNIAFFECPKDDGEPSGRDAATPGWIQHFAFEVENLAAVLEAKKDLEAKGIKVVGPTNHDDFITSIYFFDPSGHRLELTARTCDPSRYRIFEKEAPEVLALWNRTHDWSQRALLYGSQTGYARKDEAESV from the coding sequence ATGCTGTGCAAGAAACTGCATCACGCGGCCTTCCGCTGCAAAGACGCGGCCGAGACCGTGAAGTTCTACACCGAGGTGCTGGGCCTCAAGTTCTCGCACGCGATGGGCGAGGACCATGTGCCTTCCACCGGCAAATACAGCCCACACATCCACATCTTTTTCGAGATGGAGGACGGCGGCAACATCGCCTTCTTCGAATGCCCCAAGGACGATGGAGAACCCTCGGGTCGCGATGCCGCCACGCCGGGTTGGATCCAGCACTTCGCGTTCGAGGTGGAAAACCTCGCCGCAGTGCTCGAGGCCAAGAAAGACCTCGAAGCCAAGGGCATCAAGGTGGTCGGCCCGACCAACCATGATGACTTCATCACCTCGATCTACTTTTTCGATCCTTCCGGCCATCGTTTGGAGCTGACTGCGCGCACTTGCGACCCGTCCAGATACCGGATTTTCGAAAAAGAGGCCCCCGAAGTTCTCGCCCTGTGGAATCGCACGCATGATTGGTCCCAAAGAGCCCTGCTTTACGGGTCCCAGACCGGTTACGCACGCAAAGACGAGGCAGAATCAGTGTAA
- the rsmG gene encoding 16S rRNA (guanine(527)-N(7))-methyltransferase RsmG — MSEAMLNQLRDGAQTLGLELSEQQFLQLMEFLSVLQKWNKVYNLTSVRDPQEMLTHHLLDSLAAVRPLQKHFAGMPQGQREKLLDVGSGGGLPGVVFAICCPQLDVSCVDTVAKKAAFINQAAATLKLSNLHGIHARVETLTDKYDVVSCRAFASLIDFTTWSRATLADHAIWFAMKGKHPHDEIASLGADVEVFHVEQLQVPALDADRCIVWMKPVP, encoded by the coding sequence ATGAGCGAGGCAATGTTGAATCAACTGCGTGATGGCGCGCAAACCCTCGGTCTTGAGCTGAGTGAACAGCAGTTCTTGCAGCTGATGGAGTTTCTTTCCGTGCTGCAGAAGTGGAACAAGGTCTACAACCTGACCTCGGTGCGCGATCCACAGGAGATGCTCACGCACCATCTGCTGGACAGCCTCGCTGCGGTCAGGCCGTTGCAGAAGCACTTCGCGGGCATGCCGCAGGGGCAGCGTGAAAAGCTGCTCGATGTGGGTTCGGGCGGTGGACTACCGGGCGTGGTGTTCGCCATCTGCTGCCCGCAGCTTGATGTGAGTTGTGTGGACACGGTGGCCAAGAAGGCGGCCTTCATCAACCAGGCGGCGGCTACGCTCAAGTTGTCCAACCTGCATGGCATCCATGCACGGGTCGAAACGCTGACCGACAAGTACGATGTCGTGAGCTGCCGGGCTTTCGCTTCGCTGATCGATTTCACGACCTGGTCGCGTGCCACGCTGGCCGACCACGCCATCTGGTTCGCGATGAAGGGTAAGCACCCTCATGATGAAATCGCCTCGCTCGGGGCGGATGTGGAAGTGTTTCACGTGGAACAACTACAGGTCCCCGCGCTTGATGCAGATCGTTGCATCGTCTGGATGAAGCCGGTGCCTTAA
- the gstA gene encoding glutathione transferase GstA, with protein sequence MKLYYSPGACSLSPHIVLQELGLKYTPVLASTKSHKLQDGTDYYTINPLGYVPLLELDDGKRLHEGPAIVQYLADQAPEKKLAPANGTWERYKLQEWLTFIGTEVHKNFGPLFGPNSDEVKNAARDKIAQRLQYVENELTGKQYLLGDQFTVADAYLFTVTNWAGLTGVDISGFANLGKYRERVGARPAVIEAMKAEGLIK encoded by the coding sequence ATGAAGCTCTACTACTCCCCCGGCGCCTGCTCCCTATCCCCGCACATCGTGCTGCAGGAGCTCGGTCTGAAATACACCCCCGTTCTGGCAAGCACCAAGTCCCACAAGCTGCAAGACGGCACGGACTACTACACGATCAACCCACTGGGTTATGTGCCGCTGCTGGAGCTCGATGACGGCAAACGCCTACACGAAGGCCCCGCCATCGTTCAATATTTGGCCGATCAGGCTCCAGAGAAGAAGCTCGCCCCTGCCAACGGCACTTGGGAACGCTACAAACTTCAAGAATGGCTGACCTTCATCGGCACCGAAGTGCACAAGAACTTCGGCCCGCTGTTCGGGCCCAACTCCGACGAGGTCAAGAACGCCGCGCGTGACAAAATCGCCCAACGCCTTCAATACGTGGAGAATGAACTGACCGGCAAGCAATACCTCCTAGGCGACCAATTCACCGTGGCCGACGCCTATTTGTTCACCGTGACCAACTGGGCCGGTCTCACAGGTGTGGATATCTCCGGCTTCGCCAACCTCGGCAAGTACCGCGAACGCGTGGGCGCCCGCCCGGCGGTGATCGAGGCGATGAAGGCCGAAGGCCTGATCAAATAA
- a CDS encoding ParA family protein: MAKIFCIANQKGGVGKTTTTVNLAAGLAKIGQRVLLVDLDPQGNATMGSGVDKRALELSVYDVLLESASIKEAAVRAEECGYHVLGANRELAGAEVELVTLAQREKRLKAALGAVDKDYDFVLIDCPPSLSMLTLNGLCSANGVVVPMQCEYFALEGLTDLVNTIKQVHANLNPDLQVIGLLRVMYDPRITLQSQVSEQLKDHFGDKVFDTVIPRNVRLAEAPSYGLPGVVFDANAKGSVAFVEFAKEMVKRIKKM; encoded by the coding sequence ATGGCCAAGATTTTCTGCATTGCCAATCAGAAGGGTGGAGTTGGCAAAACCACCACCACCGTGAACCTTGCTGCGGGCCTGGCCAAGATCGGTCAGCGCGTATTGTTGGTGGACCTCGATCCACAGGGTAATGCCACCATGGGATCGGGTGTGGACAAGCGCGCGCTGGAACTCAGTGTCTACGATGTGCTGCTCGAGTCGGCGTCGATCAAGGAAGCTGCTGTGCGGGCTGAGGAGTGCGGCTACCACGTGCTCGGAGCCAACCGGGAATTGGCGGGCGCCGAGGTGGAGTTGGTGACGCTGGCCCAGCGCGAAAAACGTCTGAAGGCGGCGTTGGGAGCGGTCGACAAGGACTATGACTTCGTGTTGATCGACTGCCCTCCGAGCCTGTCGATGCTCACGCTGAACGGTCTGTGCAGCGCCAACGGCGTGGTCGTGCCCATGCAGTGCGAGTACTTCGCGCTCGAAGGTCTGACCGATCTTGTGAACACCATCAAGCAGGTGCATGCCAATCTGAATCCCGACCTGCAGGTCATCGGCCTGCTGCGCGTGATGTACGACCCACGCATCACGCTGCAAAGCCAGGTCAGCGAACAACTCAAGGACCACTTCGGCGACAAGGTGTTCGACACCGTCATTCCGCGCAATGTGAGACTCGCCGAGGCCCCCAGTTATGGTTTGCCGGGCGTGGTATTCGATGCGAACGCCAAGGGCAGTGTGGCCTTCGTCGAGTTCGCGAAGGAAATGGTCAAACGCATCAAGAAGATGTGA
- a CDS encoding NIPSNAP family protein, which translates to MIIEERTYTALPGKWRDYLALYEAEGLAIQHRILGRMVGYYTTESGPLNQIVHLWAYTDLNERAALRAQLAANPDWQKYVARMLPLLQSQESKFLNPAPFFTPMWNEPKA; encoded by the coding sequence ATGATCATCGAGGAACGCACCTACACCGCACTACCCGGCAAATGGCGCGACTATCTCGCGCTCTACGAGGCCGAGGGCCTTGCGATCCAGCATCGCATTCTCGGGCGCATGGTCGGCTACTACACAACCGAGAGCGGCCCGCTCAACCAGATTGTCCACCTGTGGGCCTACACCGATCTGAACGAGCGCGCCGCACTGCGCGCGCAGCTTGCGGCCAATCCCGACTGGCAGAAGTACGTGGCGCGGATGCTGCCGCTGCTGCAAAGCCAGGAATCGAAATTTCTCAACCCTGCCCCGTTCTTCACACCGATGTGGAACGAGCCCAAGGCCTGA
- a CDS encoding tripartite tricarboxylate transporter substrate binding protein, with amino-acid sequence MPSTRSFSRRHVLTAGAAALATPALSWAQASYPTHPVTLTHGFGAGGNADVVARLIAQKLSESLKQSVVVDIKSGAGGVIASNAVAKAAPDGYNLVMLTGAHTVSAALKKKLPYDPVKDFAFISTVSAFPFVVAVRAEHPAKNLAELLEMAKKEPGRITFTSVGVGSTQHMVGELLGSTANVQLMHVPYRGGGAPVQAVIAGDVDILTDTLTVAAPHIKSGRLRALGVTSAAEWPTMMGVPPVSAVLRGFEVRSWLGLAAPAKTPQAIIDRLTGDVNTALRGADIQKTLFDSGSMASRSTPAEFRRMVESEIKRWRNVITKVGIPQQD; translated from the coding sequence TTGCCAAGCACACGTTCCTTCTCGCGTCGACATGTACTCACCGCAGGGGCTGCTGCCCTTGCCACGCCGGCCCTTAGCTGGGCGCAGGCGAGCTACCCCACCCATCCGGTCACACTGACCCACGGCTTCGGCGCCGGCGGCAACGCCGACGTGGTCGCGCGACTCATCGCGCAGAAGCTCTCTGAATCGCTCAAGCAATCCGTAGTCGTCGACATCAAGAGCGGCGCGGGTGGCGTCATCGCGAGCAATGCCGTCGCCAAAGCCGCACCAGACGGCTACAACCTCGTCATGCTCACGGGCGCCCACACGGTGTCCGCAGCGCTCAAGAAGAAGCTGCCGTATGACCCGGTGAAGGACTTCGCGTTCATCTCCACCGTCTCGGCGTTTCCGTTCGTGGTCGCCGTGCGCGCCGAGCACCCTGCCAAGAATCTGGCCGAGCTACTCGAGATGGCGAAGAAGGAACCCGGCCGCATCACCTTCACCTCGGTGGGCGTGGGCTCCACGCAGCACATGGTCGGAGAGCTCCTCGGCTCCACAGCCAACGTGCAGTTGATGCACGTGCCCTACCGTGGCGGCGGTGCGCCCGTGCAGGCAGTGATCGCAGGCGATGTAGACATCCTCACCGACACCCTCACCGTGGCCGCCCCGCACATCAAATCGGGCCGCCTGCGCGCGCTGGGCGTGACCAGCGCCGCCGAATGGCCCACCATGATGGGCGTGCCACCGGTCTCGGCCGTGCTGCGCGGCTTCGAGGTGCGTTCGTGGTTGGGTCTCGCTGCACCGGCCAAAACGCCCCAGGCGATCATTGACCGCCTGACTGGCGATGTGAACACGGCACTGCGCGGTGCCGACATTCAAAAGACGCTGTTCGACTCCGGCAGCATGGCCTCCCGCAGCACGCCAGCCGAATTCCGGCGCATGGTGGAAAGCGAAATCAAGCGCTGGCGCAATGTGATCACCAAGGTGGGCATTCCGCAGCAGGACTGA
- the fahA gene encoding fumarylacetoacetase codes for MTSAFISLNATHDPQLRSWVDSANVAGCDFPIQNLPLAIFRTQGTHEAVRCGMGIGDQILDISACLRLFTGDARKAAVACTEPHLNALMALGNGAASALRAALSHLLSAGNEEHRALLTSALIPMSRAELLLPVKVAGYTDFFASVHHATNAGRLFRPDAPLLPNYKYVPVAYNGRANSIRVSGDRVQRPWGQLKAADQPAPVFAPAKRLDYEVELGMYIGTPSKDGEPIEVANAWDHIFGFSLLNDWSARDVQSWEYQPLGPFLAKSFATSVSPWVVTAEALAPFRIAVAARAEGDPAPLPHLFNAVDQARGALDIRIDATLRTTRMREVDAPAHTLSRSNTETLYWSFAQMVAHHSSNGSAVNTGDLMGSGTVSGAGQDALGSLLEITRGGAESMLLAATGERRSFLEDGDEVTFHGRCEREGFVPIGFGVCTGLLLPAVSRETSST; via the coding sequence GTGACCAGCGCCTTCATCAGCCTGAACGCGACGCATGATCCGCAACTACGCAGCTGGGTGGACAGCGCGAACGTCGCCGGATGCGACTTCCCGATCCAGAACCTGCCACTGGCCATCTTCCGAACCCAAGGAACGCATGAAGCCGTGCGCTGCGGCATGGGCATTGGCGACCAGATTCTGGACATCAGCGCCTGCCTGCGGCTCTTCACAGGCGATGCCCGCAAGGCCGCAGTCGCCTGCACCGAGCCGCACCTGAACGCGTTAATGGCCCTCGGCAACGGCGCCGCATCGGCCCTGCGCGCCGCGCTGTCCCACCTGCTCTCAGCAGGCAACGAGGAGCACCGCGCCCTGCTCACCTCGGCGCTGATCCCGATGAGCCGTGCCGAGTTGCTGCTGCCGGTGAAGGTCGCGGGCTACACCGACTTCTTTGCATCCGTGCACCATGCCACGAACGCCGGCCGCTTGTTCCGCCCGGATGCCCCGCTGCTGCCCAACTACAAGTATGTGCCCGTGGCCTACAACGGCCGTGCGAACAGCATTCGCGTGAGTGGTGACCGCGTGCAACGCCCATGGGGTCAGTTGAAAGCCGCAGACCAGCCAGCGCCGGTTTTCGCACCCGCGAAACGGCTCGATTACGAGGTCGAGCTGGGCATGTATATCGGCACTCCGTCGAAGGACGGCGAGCCAATCGAAGTGGCCAACGCTTGGGACCACATCTTCGGCTTCTCGCTGCTCAACGACTGGTCGGCACGCGACGTGCAGTCCTGGGAATACCAGCCGCTTGGCCCCTTCCTCGCTAAGAGCTTCGCGACCAGCGTCTCGCCTTGGGTGGTGACGGCCGAGGCGCTCGCTCCCTTCCGCATCGCCGTAGCGGCGCGCGCCGAGGGTGATCCAGCACCCCTGCCCCATTTGTTCAATGCCGTCGATCAGGCCCGCGGCGCACTCGACATCCGCATTGACGCAACGCTACGCACCACCCGCATGCGCGAGGTCGACGCGCCCGCGCATACGCTTTCGCGCTCCAACACCGAGACGCTGTACTGGAGCTTCGCGCAGATGGTCGCGCACCACAGCAGCAACGGCAGCGCCGTGAACACCGGCGACCTGATGGGCTCGGGCACGGTTTCCGGAGCGGGCCAGGACGCCCTCGGCAGCCTGCTTGAGATTACCCGTGGCGGCGCCGAAAGCATGCTGCTGGCGGCCACCGGCGAGCGCCGCAGCTTCCTTGAAGACGGTGACGAGGTGACGTTCCATGGCCGTTGCGAGCGTGAGGGCTTCGTGCCCATCGGCTTCGGCGTCTGCACCGGCTTGCTGCTGCCTGCGGTTTCACGTGAAACGTCGTCCACATGA